A genomic segment from Tuwongella immobilis encodes:
- a CDS encoding dihydrodipicolinate synthase family protein, translating into MNSIAATRRQFQHRLFPNGIPPLWCPTLTHFQAAGVLNEARIQAHLRAIAPQVRGILVPGSTGEGWEMTDAEIETLLQTVLPAAPAAGIHVLIGILKTDTASVLNALQTLKPMLEHPAVVGVTICPPQGADRSQIEIRDALRTVLDRGHPTALYQLPQVTQNEMAPETVAELAAEYANFILFKDTSGSDRVALADVDLESVFLVRGAEIGGYFQWPKSAGGPYDGFLLSTANGFSRELAAILQHLRDGQHSEAEQLSRQLQQLVQSIFATVCGFAHGNAFTNANKLVDHFRAFGRAGFQTAPPLLLRGAQLPAEWIATAGSLLDQAGMLPEVGYWKPEESQNNHINGLTKP; encoded by the coding sequence ATGAATTCGATTGCTGCCACCCGTCGTCAATTCCAACACCGGCTGTTCCCAAACGGTATCCCACCGCTGTGGTGCCCGACGCTGACCCATTTTCAAGCGGCTGGTGTCCTGAATGAGGCCCGAATTCAAGCGCATCTGCGGGCCATCGCCCCCCAGGTTCGCGGAATTCTGGTGCCCGGCTCCACTGGCGAAGGCTGGGAAATGACCGACGCCGAAATCGAAACCTTGCTGCAAACGGTGCTGCCCGCCGCCCCTGCCGCCGGAATTCATGTGCTGATCGGCATTCTCAAAACCGATACTGCCAGCGTGCTGAATGCGCTGCAAACACTCAAGCCCATGCTCGAACACCCCGCGGTGGTCGGCGTGACCATCTGCCCGCCTCAAGGTGCAGACCGCAGCCAAATCGAAATCCGCGATGCCCTGCGCACGGTGCTCGATCGCGGCCACCCCACCGCGCTGTATCAACTCCCGCAAGTCACGCAGAACGAAATGGCCCCGGAAACCGTTGCCGAGTTGGCCGCGGAATACGCCAATTTCATCTTGTTCAAGGATACATCCGGCTCAGATCGGGTCGCGCTGGCCGATGTCGATCTGGAGAGCGTCTTCCTGGTTCGCGGAGCCGAAATCGGCGGCTACTTCCAATGGCCCAAATCCGCCGGTGGCCCCTATGACGGCTTCTTGCTGAGCACCGCCAACGGCTTCTCCCGCGAGTTAGCCGCGATTTTGCAGCATCTGCGCGATGGCCAGCATTCGGAAGCCGAACAATTGTCCCGCCAATTGCAACAACTGGTGCAATCGATCTTTGCGACGGTTTGCGGATTCGCCCACGGCAACGCCTTTACCAACGCCAACAAATTGGTCGATCACTTCCGGGCATTCGGTCGCGCGGGCTTTCAGACCGCTCCCCCGCTGCTCCTCCGCGGTGCCCAACTCCCCGCCGAGTGGATCGCCACCGCCGGCTCGCTGCTCGACCAAGCGGGGATGCTTCCCGAGGTGGGATATTGGAAGCCCGAAGAATCGCAGAATAATCACATCAACGGATTGACGAAACCGTAA
- a CDS encoding DUF1501 domain-containing protein encodes MNRADSRTDCLPSRRQILEAGAIGYFGLNLPTLLRAEAEGQTSARRTADSCILIFLDGGPSHLDMWDLKPSAPAEIRGEFKPIATSLPGVQFGEHLPKMARWMHECTLIRSAHHGVNNSHAAAVYAAMTGHDRGEIGGGARPTDWPAIGSVFGRMHPPQVPIVPYVSLPFITKEGAGGPPQPGFFGGWMGRAYDPLFVLKDPNQADFQIEELSPRADLQSARLESRKQLLRDLKTGQASSQSESLVRDLDGFRQRAFELLTSGAAQKAFQIEQEPGRIRDAYGRNIYGQSVLLARRLIEAGTRMVSVSWAPDANATWDTHGGNFTKLKNELLPQLDSAVSALLSDLHARNRLDRTLVVVMGEFGRTPKINGAAGRDHWNFCYSLLMAGGGVKPGYVYGASDKIGGRPSLNPVSPADIVATIYHCLGISKDLELRDSLDRPFTLVPWGSHVPDLLV; translated from the coding sequence ATGAATCGTGCCGATTCTCGAACGGATTGCTTGCCGTCTCGCCGACAAATTCTCGAAGCCGGTGCCATCGGCTACTTCGGGCTGAATCTTCCCACGTTGTTGCGGGCCGAGGCGGAGGGGCAAACCTCGGCCCGTCGCACGGCGGATTCGTGCATTCTGATCTTTCTGGATGGCGGGCCCAGTCACCTGGATATGTGGGATCTCAAGCCGTCCGCACCTGCTGAAATTCGCGGGGAATTCAAGCCAATTGCCACTTCGCTGCCCGGGGTGCAATTCGGCGAACATCTCCCGAAAATGGCCCGTTGGATGCATGAATGCACGCTGATTCGCTCAGCGCATCACGGCGTGAATAATTCCCACGCGGCGGCGGTTTATGCGGCGATGACTGGCCATGATCGTGGCGAAATCGGCGGCGGTGCTCGTCCCACCGATTGGCCAGCGATTGGGTCGGTGTTCGGTCGCATGCATCCGCCGCAAGTGCCGATTGTGCCATATGTTTCGCTCCCGTTCATCACCAAGGAAGGGGCCGGTGGTCCGCCGCAACCGGGCTTCTTCGGCGGCTGGATGGGCCGAGCGTATGACCCGTTGTTTGTGCTCAAAGATCCCAATCAGGCCGATTTCCAAATCGAAGAATTGTCCCCGCGTGCCGATCTGCAATCCGCTCGATTGGAAAGCCGCAAGCAGTTGCTGCGGGATTTGAAGACCGGCCAGGCATCCTCGCAATCGGAATCGCTGGTGCGGGATCTGGACGGATTTCGGCAACGGGCATTTGAGTTGTTGACCTCCGGGGCCGCGCAGAAAGCCTTTCAGATCGAGCAAGAACCGGGCCGCATCCGCGATGCCTACGGTCGCAACATTTATGGTCAAAGTGTGCTGTTGGCGCGGCGGTTGATCGAGGCGGGCACGCGGATGGTGAGCGTCTCCTGGGCACCGGATGCGAACGCGACTTGGGACACGCACGGTGGCAATTTCACCAAGTTGAAGAATGAATTACTTCCACAACTCGATTCCGCCGTCTCCGCGCTTTTGAGCGATTTGCACGCCCGCAATCGCTTGGATCGCACGCTGGTGGTGGTGATGGGCGAATTTGGCCGCACCCCGAAAATCAACGGCGCAGCGGGGCGTGATCACTGGAATTTCTGCTACAGTCTGCTGATGGCCGGCGGCGGAGTCAAGCCAGGGTATGTCTACGGTGCCAGCGACAAAATCGGCGGCCGCCCGTCGCTCAATCCGGTCTCGCCGGCGGATATCGTCGCCACAATTTACCATTGTTTGGGCATCTCGAAGGATTTGGAACTTCGGGACAGTC
- a CDS encoding serine/threonine-protein kinase codes for MDSPFHPDSTSPHNPDPAIAPLAGGDPHTEHRAIAAMPTAKSVTLETPSMPKSMLGADGNPANFQHGNWGSTSFELTPSTNSIPNYEILELLGKGGMGEVYRARDLQLSRLVAVKFLRDSNTDASRLARFTIEAESIAAIQHEHVVRVHHFGMVDANPYLVMEYLDGGSLADRIESDGKLSIPEATRIVREVADGLQACHDTGVIHRDLKPANILLDRQGHAKISDFGLAKPVFGQKLTASDAMVGTPAYMSPEQARGNVAGIGIAADIYATGVILYECLTGQTPFGVEVAWSTLERIIHDDPPPIRSLRPEVPMDLQLICQKCLAKSQAARYRSASELAEDLSRFANGDAVSVRPPTPIEQILRWTQRYPTPARVILTLLVAISLFSILAWNYSQDLKEANLRAETAQTKELAIREKEQFLQNTLQLQSIYRSLDSARLARTNPQPGWTASVKAALAESAALTRDPVLLERIRSEYLTAYLVRDLVEQTPAIALPKQTYDGHHLCCSPKQPWVAMSQFGFAEIGSPLKMKIWLHDLHTGQRLHTLFARVDPKLQKPNGYKQSPSGLQFSPDGEWLVMLDRSGRLHRWRMVEPISEEAITWQSSKTAGGTLQFSPDGTELWMTSMDGIEVWDTATWQSLRQASFGRNLDSIAFAPNERAIWLNWEGGCSNLDWDTLQHRSFLPNQSAGRFFSLPGFHVGYLSRGNLLSRIDLSSKVPLAEFEHSNNSGFYHSVAHPSGDLVAMTGHTMQETMLVDEHFFQPLLTIGCFRREVQPPVAFSPDGEWLVVGDRHEIRRFRSIQTRYPLAHQSAPIRRIGVSPSRTRLITRSEKHLSVYQNSSFFSIWDLQHPRRSPAWKQHAIVGEHFAPIQTWEPNLPDAQFHGTFGPDGFLWNPADGKYQAFHQPKAPLPISNHDIFSNGPGNRLWLGGVDPQILTRDGQLLPRRFQSQTLLESKGLELAKKLHGDRNGMLAADSLGGVAWLDADGAPRFRYPTVGSPVGSMRIRSSISQALIGTNHGVCRVIDLSNGTERMQWKASDSEITAMEWLSDSAVLIASKNRQLSLWTLDEPQPTRWFEVLMDAPVVDLFLLNHRHLAMQMRGAFITDGLDLDALLRDLNSVNLGIPVIVDSLEPPPASAPEPMPTPPAERIQGVRCDLFGHAFSPLDFGMRIGTIELAEPSQLSIPQHFPSLAMIPDFWSGSTAARFTAPDDVGRFFSEFRGWIVPPHANFEVEFHHDTDKEVRLEINGELKLFQPTGVENRSVKLSFPGAPVAVRILRSTIDPPKMCSFTWRDPLTQQPIPLWNHCYTTRRHADAAAAKQSAQGASQPAK; via the coding sequence ATGGATTCTCCGTTCCATCCCGACTCGACCTCCCCCCACAATCCCGATCCTGCAATCGCACCGCTGGCTGGTGGTGATCCACATACCGAACACCGCGCGATTGCCGCGATGCCAACCGCGAAATCGGTGACGCTTGAAACTCCGTCGATGCCAAAGTCGATGCTGGGAGCCGATGGGAATCCTGCGAATTTTCAGCACGGGAATTGGGGCTCCACCTCCTTCGAGTTGACCCCTTCCACCAATTCCATTCCGAATTACGAAATTCTCGAACTTTTAGGCAAAGGCGGCATGGGCGAGGTCTATCGTGCCCGAGATTTGCAGTTGTCTCGGCTCGTGGCCGTCAAATTTCTCCGCGACTCCAACACCGATGCCTCCCGACTGGCGCGGTTCACCATTGAAGCGGAATCCATCGCCGCGATTCAGCATGAGCATGTCGTCCGCGTCCATCATTTCGGCATGGTCGATGCCAATCCTTATCTGGTCATGGAATATCTGGACGGCGGATCCCTTGCGGATCGAATCGAAAGCGACGGGAAATTATCGATTCCCGAAGCGACTCGCATCGTGCGTGAAGTTGCTGATGGCCTCCAAGCCTGCCACGACACGGGGGTGATTCACCGCGATCTAAAGCCGGCCAACATCCTGCTCGATCGCCAGGGCCACGCGAAAATCAGCGATTTCGGCCTCGCCAAGCCAGTATTCGGACAGAAACTCACCGCCAGCGACGCCATGGTCGGCACGCCTGCATACATGTCCCCGGAACAGGCTCGCGGGAACGTCGCGGGAATTGGCATCGCCGCCGACATTTATGCCACGGGTGTCATTCTGTACGAATGTCTCACGGGCCAAACTCCGTTCGGCGTGGAAGTCGCCTGGAGCACCTTGGAGCGGATTATCCACGACGATCCACCGCCGATTCGCAGCTTGCGGCCGGAAGTCCCCATGGATTTGCAGCTCATTTGCCAGAAATGCCTCGCCAAATCGCAGGCCGCTCGCTACCGCAGCGCCAGCGAACTTGCCGAGGATCTCAGTCGCTTTGCGAATGGTGACGCGGTTTCGGTGCGGCCCCCCACGCCCATCGAACAGATTCTCCGCTGGACACAGCGCTACCCCACCCCCGCGCGGGTCATTCTCACGCTTCTGGTGGCGATTTCGCTCTTCAGTATCCTTGCTTGGAATTACTCGCAGGATCTGAAAGAAGCCAACTTGCGTGCCGAAACTGCCCAGACGAAAGAGCTGGCGATTCGGGAAAAAGAACAATTCCTCCAAAATACGCTCCAGCTTCAATCAATCTATCGCTCGCTCGATTCCGCTCGCCTCGCACGGACCAATCCGCAACCGGGATGGACCGCATCCGTCAAAGCTGCGCTCGCCGAATCGGCCGCGCTCACCCGCGATCCCGTGCTGTTGGAACGCATCCGCAGCGAATACCTGACCGCATACTTGGTACGCGATTTGGTCGAACAAACCCCCGCGATCGCCCTGCCGAAACAAACCTACGACGGCCATCATCTCTGCTGCTCGCCAAAACAGCCCTGGGTGGCGATGTCGCAATTCGGATTCGCGGAGATTGGCTCACCGCTGAAGATGAAAATTTGGCTGCACGACCTTCACACCGGCCAGCGCCTCCACACGCTCTTTGCCCGAGTCGATCCGAAGCTGCAGAAACCGAACGGATACAAGCAATCGCCGAGTGGCCTGCAGTTCAGCCCAGATGGGGAATGGCTGGTGATGCTCGATCGCTCGGGGCGACTCCATCGTTGGCGAATGGTGGAGCCGATTTCCGAAGAAGCCATCACCTGGCAATCGTCCAAAACGGCTGGCGGCACACTGCAATTCTCACCCGATGGCACCGAGCTTTGGATGACCTCTATGGACGGAATCGAGGTGTGGGACACCGCCACCTGGCAATCCCTCCGCCAAGCCTCCTTTGGTAGAAATCTCGATTCGATCGCGTTTGCTCCGAATGAACGTGCCATTTGGCTGAATTGGGAAGGTGGATGTTCCAACCTCGATTGGGACACGCTGCAGCATCGCAGCTTTTTACCGAATCAATCCGCGGGTCGATTCTTCTCCCTGCCGGGCTTCCACGTGGGGTATCTCAGCCGAGGCAATCTCCTCTCCCGGATCGATCTCAGCTCGAAAGTTCCGCTAGCCGAATTCGAACACTCCAACAATTCGGGTTTTTATCACTCAGTCGCCCATCCCTCGGGGGATCTCGTGGCCATGACCGGCCATACGATGCAAGAAACCATGCTGGTGGATGAGCATTTTTTTCAGCCGCTCCTGACCATCGGTTGCTTTCGACGGGAAGTCCAACCGCCCGTCGCGTTTAGCCCCGATGGTGAATGGTTGGTGGTGGGTGATCGCCATGAAATCCGCCGGTTTCGTTCCATCCAGACCCGCTATCCGTTGGCCCACCAGAGCGCACCGATTCGTCGCATCGGCGTCTCCCCCTCGCGAACGCGGCTGATCACTCGCTCGGAAAAGCATCTTTCTGTCTATCAAAATAGTTCGTTTTTCTCCATTTGGGATCTTCAACACCCGCGTCGCTCGCCGGCTTGGAAGCAGCACGCCATTGTTGGCGAGCACTTCGCACCCATCCAAACCTGGGAGCCGAATCTTCCCGATGCGCAATTCCATGGCACATTTGGTCCAGATGGCTTCTTGTGGAATCCGGCCGATGGGAAATATCAGGCGTTCCATCAGCCGAAGGCTCCGCTCCCGATTTCGAATCATGATATTTTCAGCAACGGGCCAGGGAATCGCCTCTGGCTTGGTGGCGTGGACCCGCAGATTCTGACGCGAGATGGGCAATTGCTACCGCGTCGGTTCCAGTCGCAAACGCTCCTGGAAAGCAAAGGGCTTGAGCTGGCGAAGAAATTGCATGGCGATCGCAATGGCATGCTGGCGGCCGATTCGCTCGGTGGGGTGGCCTGGTTGGACGCCGATGGCGCGCCGCGATTTCGCTACCCGACCGTGGGGAGCCCGGTCGGTTCGATGCGGATTCGCTCCTCGATTTCCCAGGCGCTGATCGGCACCAATCACGGAGTTTGCCGGGTGATTGACCTGAGCAACGGCACCGAGCGCATGCAGTGGAAAGCCTCGGATTCGGAAATTACCGCCATGGAATGGCTGAGCGATTCCGCGGTGCTGATCGCCAGCAAAAATCGACAGCTTAGCCTCTGGACGCTGGACGAACCGCAGCCAACTCGGTGGTTTGAAGTGCTGATGGATGCCCCAGTTGTGGATCTGTTCCTGCTCAACCATCGGCATTTGGCCATGCAAATGCGGGGGGCGTTCATCACGGATGGATTGGATCTCGATGCGCTGCTGCGCGACCTGAATTCGGTCAATCTCGGCATCCCCGTCATCGTCGATTCGCTGGAACCGCCGCCCGCATCCGCCCCGGAGCCGATGCCAACTCCGCCAGCCGAACGCATCCAGGGAGTCCGATGCGATTTGTTTGGCCACGCCTTTTCGCCGCTTGATTTCGGCATGCGCATCGGCACAATCGAGCTGGCAGAGCCCTCCCAGTTGTCCATCCCCCAGCATTTTCCATCGCTGGCGATGATCCCCGATTTTTGGTCCGGGAGTACCGCCGCTCGCTTCACCGCCCCCGACGATGTTGGCCGATTCTTCTCCGAGTTTCGCGGTTGGATCGTGCCGCCTCATGCAAATTTCGAAGTCGAATTCCATCACGACACCGACAAAGAAGTACGTCTTGAAATCAACGGCGAGCTGAAACTATTTCAACCGACCGGCGTCGAGAATCGCAGCGTGAAATTGAGCTTTCCGGGTGCCCCGGTGGCCGTCCGGATTCTTCGATCGACCATCGATCCGCCAAAGATGTGCTCCTTCACTTGGCGTGATCCGCTGACGCAGCAACCGATTCCGCTGTGGAATCACTGTTACACCACACGCCGCCATGCGGATGCAGCGGCGGCGAAGCAGTCAGCGCAAGGGGCGAGTCAACCGGCGAAATGA
- a CDS encoding type IV secretory system conjugative DNA transfer family protein, giving the protein MTPQLFSDSPHPLVGWSHPSDSESQPFGFGRGGSFASDATILPHQRDSHILTIAPTGAGKGRSAVVPTLLTYTGPIFCIDIKGENAQIAAARRRAMGHEVVILDPFQILGPNSEGLNPLDLLSLPESDADSDSETLAELVTGGINLLSRDPFWDLSAKGMLTGLIGWVMESTAPDSRHLGTMLDRLYADDSDYHIAVALDTLTFQNPLTRQELVAYLSHEKERCRPSVRSTAQSFVKALGSRVVRQALAKTTFDLTAWARGEAIDIFLVFPPDKLDSHRALLRLWFGTLCMCLLRRRQMPRERTIMLLDEAAQLGSLPLLRTGMTLMRGYGVQLWTFWQDLAQLKQLYPTDWETILNNSGVVQLFGFTNHWMARSCAEIAGIPSHELFGMHPDDQVLMMTGEDGKIVRRLDYLQDSLFQGLFQPNPRYAKLGSRGR; this is encoded by the coding sequence ATGACGCCCCAATTGTTCAGCGATTCTCCACATCCGCTGGTTGGCTGGTCGCACCCAAGCGATTCCGAATCGCAACCATTCGGGTTTGGCCGGGGTGGTTCTTTCGCTTCCGATGCGACGATCCTGCCACACCAGCGGGATTCGCATATTCTCACCATCGCCCCCACCGGCGCTGGCAAGGGTCGCTCGGCGGTGGTGCCAACGCTACTGACCTACACCGGGCCGATTTTCTGCATCGACATCAAAGGCGAAAACGCCCAGATCGCCGCCGCCCGCCGACGAGCGATGGGGCACGAAGTGGTGATTCTGGATCCGTTTCAGATTCTCGGCCCGAATTCCGAAGGGTTGAATCCGTTGGATCTGCTTTCGCTCCCCGAAAGCGACGCCGATTCTGATTCCGAGACATTGGCGGAGTTAGTCACCGGCGGAATCAACCTCCTGTCGCGTGATCCGTTCTGGGATCTTTCCGCAAAAGGGATGTTGACTGGGTTGATTGGCTGGGTGATGGAATCGACCGCACCAGACTCCCGACATCTCGGAACCATGCTCGATCGCTTGTATGCCGATGATAGCGATTATCACATCGCTGTCGCCTTGGACACGCTTACCTTTCAGAATCCGTTGACGCGACAGGAACTGGTCGCCTACCTTTCTCACGAGAAAGAACGCTGTCGCCCGTCTGTCCGCTCGACCGCACAGTCGTTCGTCAAAGCCCTGGGTAGTCGGGTGGTTCGGCAAGCGCTCGCCAAGACCACCTTCGATCTGACTGCCTGGGCACGCGGCGAAGCGATCGATATTTTTCTGGTGTTCCCACCCGATAAACTCGACTCGCACCGGGCATTGCTGCGTCTCTGGTTTGGCACGTTGTGCATGTGTCTGCTGCGTCGTCGCCAGATGCCGCGCGAACGGACCATCATGCTCCTGGACGAAGCCGCCCAACTCGGGTCATTGCCATTATTGCGCACCGGCATGACGCTGATGCGGGGCTACGGCGTGCAATTGTGGACATTCTGGCAAGACTTGGCCCAACTCAAACAACTCTACCCCACCGATTGGGAAACGATTCTGAACAATTCCGGAGTAGTGCAACTCTTCGGATTCACCAACCATTGGATGGCGCGCTCGTGTGCGGAGATTGCCGGCATTCCCTCGCATGAATTGTTCGGCATGCACCCCGACGACCAAGTGCTGATGATGACCGGCGAAGACGGAAAAATCGTCCGTCGATTGGATTATCTGCAAGATTCTCTTTTTCAAGGACTCTTCCAACCCAATCCCCGATATGCGAAACTCGGATCGCGTGGTCGATGA
- a CDS encoding molybdopterin-containing oxidoreductase family protein, producing MSDSNSAGPNRRDWLRQAAIGSALLPALTIRPAAAADEPPAASSPASPDSASAPQPASPIDFTRDSAALAPDKIVDSACQFCNSNCGLKVHLKAGRVIAIHGRSDDPVQAGQICVKAEMMTELLANRRRLKTPMKRIGGKKGAPDSAFAPISWDEALTIIAQKWLALRDAGEAHTVVSRTSGRLPRGVGSLIHRLFTLLGSPNDTDVGPVCNDAGGNALATTFGLGNFTNGYGVDPATGREDLGSANYFLFFGTNQAETHPVTFAHLLRCRQQTGAKLVVIDPRKTPTASHADAWVAIKPHTDFALVLGMLREIIDRNWIDRALVDKWVIGYPELVTHLQQNGYTVDWAANVCDVPPAQIRQLAHDYAHAKPAAIFCNAGISHQVNAFDTYRAMTFLAAITGNIGVPGGGCNFMHNTWPGDLRLPALSASVPKITQPAMPVGPDWFAESILEGKPYRMKSLISMGNPLLSSSHTTRVAAAFSQLDFFVYTGLFPEESGLFADLLLPVCSGLEMDGVYMRRDDRAIRWQSAAVSRVGDAKPDWEIWIDLAHTLAKLDSKNPPEYWTNAFPLAWKDYRQLWQEFVQHTPAMQGMSAERMANRAEPLRWPCPHPQHPGVSTLYLDHPSWGEAMAALGHPGKRFPTPSGKIEIVTPEMDRRFATMGSRALPRFHTHPEVIGNLPVMEHRPELVPNPVHPHALTRKIAWRPHPSTPRPEGFPLMGMIGRPSVVHFAGVTQWLPTGKQRNGVRFIQMHPKTAEAAQLQSGDRVWVESPRGKIEGTLLIWEGIRPDTVFVPSTFGPAQSLGDEFDLPRYQSANHLTDDRYFDAISGQQAYKCFACRVTKA from the coding sequence ATGAGTGATTCCAATTCCGCTGGCCCGAATCGTCGCGACTGGCTGCGACAAGCGGCAATCGGCAGTGCGTTGCTCCCCGCACTCACGATTCGGCCCGCCGCTGCTGCGGATGAGCCGCCCGCCGCTTCGTCCCCCGCGTCGCCCGATTCCGCGAGTGCGCCGCAACCCGCTTCGCCCATTGACTTTACCCGAGATTCCGCGGCGTTGGCCCCCGACAAAATCGTCGATTCGGCCTGTCAGTTCTGCAACTCCAACTGTGGGCTGAAAGTCCATCTGAAAGCCGGTCGCGTGATTGCGATTCATGGCCGCAGCGATGATCCGGTCCAAGCCGGGCAAATCTGCGTGAAAGCCGAGATGATGACCGAATTGCTGGCGAATCGGCGGCGGTTGAAAACACCCATGAAACGCATTGGTGGCAAGAAAGGCGCACCCGATTCCGCATTTGCGCCGATTTCATGGGATGAAGCGCTCACCATCATCGCCCAGAAATGGCTCGCGTTGCGTGATGCGGGGGAAGCGCACACCGTCGTCAGTCGCACCTCGGGCCGATTACCACGCGGCGTCGGCTCGCTGATTCATCGGCTATTCACGCTCCTCGGCAGTCCCAACGACACCGATGTTGGCCCCGTCTGCAACGATGCTGGCGGCAATGCGCTGGCCACCACGTTCGGCCTGGGCAATTTCACCAACGGCTACGGGGTCGATCCGGCGACTGGCCGCGAGGATCTCGGCTCCGCGAATTATTTCTTGTTTTTTGGCACGAATCAGGCCGAAACGCATCCGGTGACGTTTGCCCATCTGCTGCGATGTCGGCAACAAACTGGGGCGAAACTCGTCGTCATCGATCCGCGAAAGACCCCCACCGCCAGCCACGCCGATGCCTGGGTTGCCATCAAGCCGCACACCGATTTCGCCCTCGTGCTGGGAATGCTGCGGGAAATCATCGACCGCAATTGGATTGATCGCGCATTGGTGGACAAATGGGTGATTGGCTACCCGGAATTGGTCACGCATTTGCAGCAGAACGGCTATACCGTCGATTGGGCCGCGAATGTCTGCGATGTTCCCCCCGCGCAGATTCGCCAGTTGGCCCACGATTACGCCCATGCCAAACCCGCGGCGATTTTCTGCAACGCGGGCATTTCGCATCAGGTGAATGCGTTCGATACCTACCGAGCGATGACTTTCCTGGCGGCGATCACCGGGAATATCGGCGTGCCCGGCGGCGGCTGCAATTTCATGCACAACACCTGGCCGGGCGACCTGCGATTGCCCGCATTGAGCGCGTCTGTGCCGAAAATCACGCAGCCCGCCATGCCCGTCGGCCCCGATTGGTTCGCCGAATCGATTCTGGAAGGCAAACCGTATCGGATGAAATCGCTCATTTCCATGGGCAATCCGCTGTTGTCGAGCAGTCACACGACCCGAGTGGCGGCGGCGTTCTCGCAGCTCGATTTCTTCGTGTATACCGGCCTGTTCCCGGAAGAATCGGGATTGTTCGCCGATCTGCTGCTGCCGGTGTGTAGCGGGTTGGAAATGGACGGCGTGTACATGCGGCGAGACGATCGCGCGATTCGCTGGCAATCGGCGGCGGTGTCGCGTGTCGGGGATGCGAAACCGGATTGGGAAATCTGGATCGATCTGGCGCACACGTTGGCCAAACTGGACAGCAAAAATCCCCCGGAATATTGGACCAACGCCTTTCCCCTGGCATGGAAGGATTATCGACAGCTTTGGCAGGAATTCGTGCAGCACACGCCCGCGATGCAGGGGATGAGTGCCGAGCGGATGGCGAATCGTGCGGAGCCGCTGCGGTGGCCCTGTCCGCATCCTCAGCATCCCGGTGTGAGTACGCTGTATCTGGATCATCCGAGTTGGGGCGAAGCCATGGCCGCGCTCGGACACCCCGGCAAACGCTTTCCCACGCCATCGGGCAAAATCGAAATCGTCACCCCGGAGATGGATCGGCGATTTGCGACCATGGGCAGTCGGGCGTTGCCTCGCTTTCACACGCACCCGGAAGTGATTGGCAACCTGCCGGTGATGGAACACCGCCCCGAATTGGTGCCCAACCCCGTGCATCCGCACGCATTGACTCGCAAAATCGCTTGGCGTCCGCATCCAAGCACGCCTCGCCCGGAAGGATTTCCGCTCATGGGCATGATCGGTCGGCCCAGTGTGGTGCATTTCGCCGGCGTGACGCAGTGGCTCCCCACCGGCAAGCAACGCAACGGCGTGCGATTCATTCAGATGCATCCGAAAACCGCCGAGGCCGCTCAACTGCAATCCGGTGATCGCGTCTGGGTGGAAAGCCCGCGCGGCAAGATCGAAGGCACGCTGCTCATTTGGGAAGGAATCCGCCCGGATACCGTGTTTGTGCCCAGCACATTCGGCCCGGCGCAATCGCTGGGGGATGAGTTCGATCTGCCCCGCTACCAGTCGGCGAATCACCTCACGGATGATCGCTATTTCGACGCCATCTCCGGTCAGCAAGCCTACAAATGCTTCGCCTGCCGGGTGACCAAGGCATGA
- a CDS encoding DUF3817 domain-containing protein translates to MRSPFRLLRLIALLEGCSFLFLLGLAMPLKYAAGQSIAVSIVGPIHGLMVILFWITLVITARRVSMRTERIIEGFTSSLLPLGGFVFDRSLQRDELAWRFSSESHLPARGDSPADSANASNASQSANAGGR, encoded by the coding sequence ATGCGCTCTCCCTTTCGGCTATTGCGGCTGATCGCCTTGCTTGAAGGCTGCTCGTTTCTGTTCCTGCTCGGACTGGCGATGCCGCTGAAATACGCTGCCGGGCAAAGTATTGCCGTCTCCATCGTCGGCCCGATTCATGGGCTGATGGTCATTCTGTTTTGGATCACTTTGGTCATCACCGCTCGTCGCGTATCGATGCGAACCGAGCGCATCATCGAGGGGTTCACCTCGTCGCTGTTGCCATTAGGCGGATTCGTCTTCGATCGCTCGTTGCAACGCGATGAACTGGCCTGGCGATTCTCCAGCGAATCGCATTTGCCGGCGCGGGGGGATTCTCCGGCGGACTCGGCGAATGCGTCGAACGCATCGCAATCGGCCAATGCTGGAGGTCGCTGA